In Gimesia benthica, a single window of DNA contains:
- a CDS encoding restriction endonuclease: protein MHNTTLPPAQSERIPLKEALEQSEERLRFFHHELKQERSRLKELTSKVKSLRLKTSYFNSTRTYRASLKQYHIWEPGAWVVVPPVLGLVTLILIDLVMGSRPVSVVVAVLMIVISFVALLALSKYPSDAELPQLMEQTKNELAQLSRKATQTETRIGELQQGLEQELVLNANLVAQNKERERISSARYQCQQLFNENWRAMRSVEFEQYLERVFQLLGYQTQTTNTTGDQGVDLIVEKAGRRIAVQVKGYFHSVSNSAIQQAFTGMRHYNCHACAVVTNSKFTASAIELAESTNCVLIHEDNFREFVFGEIEFV, encoded by the coding sequence ATGCATAACACAACCTTACCTCCCGCTCAGTCAGAACGTATCCCCCTCAAGGAAGCCTTGGAACAATCTGAAGAGCGATTACGCTTTTTTCATCATGAACTCAAACAGGAGCGAAGTCGGCTTAAGGAACTCACCTCAAAAGTGAAATCGCTCCGACTGAAGACTTCATACTTCAATTCTACCCGCACCTATCGAGCCAGCCTGAAACAGTATCACATCTGGGAGCCTGGCGCCTGGGTCGTCGTTCCGCCTGTACTGGGACTGGTGACACTCATCTTGATTGATCTGGTGATGGGGTCTCGACCTGTGAGTGTGGTGGTTGCCGTTCTGATGATTGTTATTTCTTTCGTGGCTCTCCTGGCGCTGTCAAAGTATCCTTCCGACGCTGAGCTTCCGCAGCTTATGGAGCAGACGAAAAACGAGCTGGCTCAACTCTCCAGGAAAGCGACTCAGACGGAAACCCGTATCGGGGAGTTGCAACAGGGGCTGGAACAGGAACTGGTACTGAATGCGAACTTAGTCGCCCAAAATAAAGAACGGGAACGAATTTCCTCAGCCAGATATCAGTGCCAGCAGTTATTCAACGAGAACTGGCGTGCGATGCGAAGCGTTGAATTCGAGCAGTACCTGGAGCGTGTTTTTCAGCTGCTGGGTTACCAGACGCAGACTACCAATACCACGGGTGACCAGGGAGTCGACTTAATTGTGGAAAAAGCAGGCCGCAGAATTGCGGTGCAGGTCAAAGGCTACTTTCACAGCGTCAGCAACTCCGCCATCCAGCAGGCCTTCACCGGCATGCGGCATTACAACTGCCATGCCTGTGCCGTAGTTACCAACAGTAAATTCACGGCAAGCGCCATTGAGCTGGCGGAAAGCACGAACTGTGTATTGATCCACGAAGACAACTTTCGGGAGTTCGTGTTTGGGGAAATTGAATTTGTGTGA